One window from the genome of Pyrus communis chromosome 16, drPyrComm1.1, whole genome shotgun sequence encodes:
- the LOC137720435 gene encoding uncharacterized protein gives MRINPKDPAESLYPWTSTKITICFLLVISFTYISYSLKSVLPSNLCREQYSVTSHLQSEAPATPSQPISPPAPAPLEPQEPKTNLSHIVFGIAASANLWGNRKKYVKLWWRPDQMRGNVWMDQPVKFEPEDEHLLPPIKISSDTSKFAYTHRKGHRSAIRLSRIVTENFRQGMENVRWFVMGDDDTVFVPENLVRVLQKYDHNQFYYIGSSSESHLQNIYFSHNMAYGGGGIAISYPLARALEKTQDKCIARYTGLYGSDDRLQACMAELGVPLTKEQGFHQFDVYGSVFGLLAAHPVAPLVSLHHLDVVDPIFPNMERVQALQRLNVPMKIDPGGLVQQSICYDKMRSWTVSVSWGYAVQIFRGIFSPREIEQPARTFINWYKKADFIGYEFNTRPVSRHPCQKPFVYYLTNAVYNKNTNHTATEYVRDQAPNPQCNWKMANPSRIDRVQVYKAYDPHIWDKSPRRNCCRILPSKKKKGTMAIEVGACNEDEVVELR, from the exons ATGAGAATCAATCCGAAAGATCCAGCTGAAAGTCTCTACCCATGGACCTCCACCAAGATCACAATATGTTTCTTGCTTGTGATCTCCTTTACCTATATCTCTTACTCTCTAAAATCTGTCTTACCTTCTAATCTTTGTAGGGAACAATATTCTGTCACGTCCCATCTCCAATCCGAGGCTCCCGCCACCCCATCTCAGCCGATATCCCCACCGGCACCGGCACCCCTGGAACCCCAagagcccaaaactaacttatcCCACATAGTTTTTGGCATTGCAGCTTCAGCCAATCTGTGgggaaatagaaaaaaatacgTGAAGCTATGGTGGAGGCCGGACCAAATGAGAGGCAATGTTTGGATGGATCAGCCGGTAAAATTTGAACCGGAGGATGAACACCTTTTGCCGCCAATAAAGATATCTAGTGACACTTCCAAGTTTGCATACACTCACCGGAAAGGCCACCGGTCGGCCATACGCTTGTCACGTATTGTTACGGAGAATTTCAGGCAAGGCATGGAGAATGTTAGGTGGTTTGTGATGGGGGATGATGACACAGTTTTTGTTCCTGAAAATCTGGTTAGGGTTTTGCAGAAATATGACCATAACCAATTTTATTACATCGGAAGCTCATCGGAGAGCCACTTGCAGAACATTTATTTTTCACATAATATGGCTTATGGAGGAGGTGGGATTGCTATAAGTTACCCTCTAGCCAGAGCCCTAGAGAAAACGCAAGACAAGTGCATTGCTCGGTATACTGGATTGTACGGCTCGGATGATAGGCTTCAGGCTTGTATGGCTGAGCTTGGTGTTCCtctcaccaaagaacaagggtTTCACCAG TTTGATGTATATGGGAGCGTGTTCGGACTCCTTGCAGCTCATCCGGTCGCGCCCCTTGTGTCACTTCACCACCTAGATGTCGTTGATCCCATATTCCCCAACATGGAACGAGTCCAAGCCCTACAAAGGCTTAACGTTCCCATGAAGATCGACCCGGGCGGACTCGTTCAACAATCCATTTGCTACGACAAGATGCGATCCTGGACTGTATCTGTTTCATGGGGCTATGCGGTTCAAATATTTCGGGGCATTTTCTCTCCTCGTGAAATAGAACAGCCAGCCAGAACGTTCATCAATTGGTACAAGAAAGCTGACTTCATTGGCTACGAATTCAACACTCGTCCCGTCAGTAGACACCCTTGTCAAAAACCATTTGTGTATTACCTGACGAATGCTGTGTACAACAAAAATACAAATCATACAGCAACTGAATATGTTCGTGATCAAGCGCCAAATCCTCAATGCAACTGGAAGATGGCAAATCCTTCTCGCATTGACAGAGTACAAGTCTACAAAGCATATGATCCGCATATATGGGACAAG TCTCCAAGGAGAAACTGTTGCAGAATCTTGCCAAGTAAAAAGAAGAAAGGCACCATGGCCATTGAGGTAGGAGCATGCAATGAAGATGAAGTGGTTGAACTGAGGTAA
- the LOC137720434 gene encoding probable receptor-like protein kinase At5g24010, whose protein sequence is MEFPYRKLLFSLSLLSLSTISALSRSSFSPIDSYLVDCGSTAESTVDNRRFVPDSSKPDSSLSSSTRSISLRNENPVPNSPQIYSTARAFRRPSKYEFQIRDAGTHMVRLHFQTFNSLKLDWNDAQFHVLVNGFVALTDFRAAKIPMVMEFLIWVDTKKLVIEFVPAKKSNFAFVNAIEVISAPKDLVADTAKFVSDDKSENFNGLIKQVLQVVYRVNVGGSKVTPFNDSLWRTWVTDDEYLESDSGSERVYFGGRINYQDGGASREVGPDNVYNTARLIHSSNASIPNVNMTWVFPAVGGYKYLVRLHFCDIASISIGLLYFNVYVNGKLAYENLDLSMATNYMLASPFYADFVVDGEESGVLSVSAGPSNMSMPYAIDGILNGIEIMRLNNSMGSLDGKHCAGWVLRNWPKGNVGAAFPLVAAACLLLSISLVMRRRMSGKEFVGWSKLPTSVSEVNLKHGNTQLSVK, encoded by the coding sequence ATGGAGTTTCCGTACAGAAAgctcctcttctctctctccctactttctctctctaccatTTCCGCCCTGTCTCGCTCCTCCTTCTCCCCCATAGACAGCTACCTCGTCGACTGCGGCTCCACCGCGGAATCCACCGTCGACAACCGCCGCTTCGTTCCCGACTCGTCCAAGCCCGACTCCTCCCTGTCCTCCTCAACTCGCTCCATCTCGCTCAGAAATGAAAACCCAGTTCCCAATTCGCCCCAAATCTACAGCACCGCCAGGGCTTTCAGGCGGCCGTCCAAGTACGAGTTCCAGATCCGCGACGCGGGGACCCACATGGTACGCCTCCATTTCCAGACCTTTAATTCTTTGAAATTGGATTGGAATGATGCTCAATTTCAtgttttggtcaatgggtttgTGGCTTTGACCGACTTTAGAGCTGCAAAAATCCCCATGGTTATGGAGTTTTTGATCTGGGTCGATACCAAAAAGCTTGTAATTGAATTTGTTCCTGCTAAAAAATCGAACTTTGCGTTTGTGAATGCGATTGAGGTGATTTCTGCGCCTAAGGATCTTGTTGCTGATACAGCAAAGTTTGTGAGTGATGACAAATCTGAGAATTTTAACGGGTTAATTAAGCAAGTGCTTCAGGTTGTGTATAGGGTTAACGTGGGAGGTTCGAAAGTGACGCCGTTTAATGATTCTCTGTGGAGGACTTGGGTTACTGATGATGAGTATTTGGAATCGGATTCCGGGTCGGAAAGGGTGTATTTTGGTGGTCGGATTAATTATCAGGATGGAGGGGCTAGCAGGGAAGTTGGTCCTGATAATGTGTATAATACTGCCCGGCTGATTCATAGTTCGAATGCTTCGATTCCGAATGTCAATATGACATGGGTTTTTCCTGCTGTTGGAGGATATAAGTATCTTGTTCGGTTGCATTTTTGTGACATTGCTAGCATTTCGATTGGATTGCTGTATTTCAATGTTTATGTGAATGGGAAATTGGCATATGAGAATTTGGATTTGTCTATGGCAACGAATTATATGTTGGCTTCTCCATTCTATGCGGATTTTGTGGTTGATGGAGAGGAATCGGGTGTTTTGTCCGTAAGTGCAGGACCTTCGAATATGAGTATGCCTTATGCAATTGATGGGATTTTGAATGGGATTGAGATCATGAGGTTGAATAACTCCATGGGGAGTCTTGACGGCAAGCACTGTGCCGGGTGGGTTCTGAGGAACTGGCCGAAAGGAAATGTTGGTGCGGCGTTTCCTTTGGTTGCTGCCGCCTGTTTGCTGCTGAGTATTTCATTGGTCATGCGTAGGAGGATGAGCGGGAAGGAATTTGTGGGATGGTCGAAACTGCCCACAAGTGTTTCAGAAGTTAATCTCAAGCATGGAAACACACAGCTTTCGGTTAAATAG
- the LOC137719426 gene encoding ferric reduction oxidase 2-like isoform X1 — MDAVHIVKSSPSPSHDGIRIVRGAIRLFAVFVVFLGTLFIWFMMPTNTFKQTWRPQIRRKANSSTFLGSAGANLLVYTFPILFIAVLGCVYLHLGNQLNDRKMESRSNDRKKKRFAVWKQPILVKGPLGIVSGIELAFFAIFVALLIWSFSMYLQSSFAKISAARHPDEQIWKPKLESAALMLGLVGNICLAFLFFPVARGSSVLALFGLTAECSIKYHIWLGHIGMILFTAHGLCYIIYWAATNQISQMIRWDKIGVSNLAGELSLLPGLIMWATTIPRIRRQMFELFFYTHYLYILFMIFFILHVGITYTCIMLPGFYLFLVDRFLRFLQSQTRVRLVSARVLPGETIELNLAKTPGLKYNPTSIMFINVPSISKMQWHPFTITSNSSLEPETISTVVKSEGSWTKKLCQMVSSPFPTDQIGVAVEGPYGPASTQFLRHDTLVMVSGGSGITPFISIIRELLLLSTSFKCKVSNVILICAFKNSLDLTMLDLILPMFSTSIDMSNLNLQIQAYVTRETEPKTDGSKPVQSIWFKPNATDAPVSPILGTNNWLWLAFIITSSFIMFLILIGIITRYYIYPIDHNSNKIFPYSIRAVLNMLVICVAIASTASGVVLWNKKKNATENKQIQNMEGPSRMGTPQSLFYNAGRELESLPQQSLAQATNVHYGERPDLKKLIFECNGSSIGVLASGPKTLRHEVATICSSGLAENLHFESISFSW, encoded by the exons ATGGATGCAGTGCATATTGTGAAAAGTTCACCATCTCCTTCCCATGACGGAATTCGTATTGTGAGGGGAGCAATAAGGCTGTTTGCAGTATTTGTAGTGTTTTTGGGCACTCTTTTTATTTGGTTCATGATGCCTACCAACACTTTTAAGCAGACTTGGCGACCTCAAATCAGACGAAAGGCTAACTCAAGTACCTTTTTGGGATCAGCAG GTGCAAATCTTCTGGTGTACACATTTCCCATTTTGTTCATTGCGGTGTTGGGTTGTGTCTATCTTCACCTGGGAAACCAGTTGAATGATCGTAAAATGGAAAG CAGAAGCAATGACAGAAAGAAGAAGCGATTTGCAGTATGGAAACAGCCTATTTTGGTAAAAGGCCCCTTAGGAATTGTTTCTGGGATAGAGCTGGCCTTCTTCGCCATTTTCGTTGCACTCCTGATTTGGTCATTCTCAATGTATTTGCAGAGCAGTTTTGCTAAAATCTCAGCAGCAAGGCACCCCGATGAACAAAT ATGGAAACCTAAATTGGAGAGTGCAGCATTGATGCTAGGGCTTGTGGGGAACATATGCCTCgcctttctcttctttcccgTGGCACGTGGCTCTTCGGTTCTGGCACTGTTTGGACTCACTGCTGAATGTAGCATCAAGTACCATATATGGCTTGGACACATAGGCATGATACTCTTCACAGCTCATGGCCTTTGTTACATCATCTACTGGGCTGCTACTAATCAAATTTCCCAG ATGATAAGATGGGATAAAATCGGTGTATCAAACCTAGCTGGGGAGCTGTCTTTGCTCCCTGGACTGATCATGTGGGCAACTACCATCCCTCGCATTAGGCGTCAAATGTTTGAGCTCTTCTTCTACACTCATTATCTTTACATCCTCTTCATGATCTTCTTTATCCTTCACGTTGGCATTACCTATACTTGCATTATGCTCCCCGGTTTCTACCTTTTCCTGGTCGATCGTTTCTTGAGATTCTTACAATCCCAAACAAGAGTGCGATTAGTCTCTGCACGTGTTTTACCAGGCGAAACCATAGAGCTCAACTTGGCCAAGACCCCAG GGCTGAAATATAATCCAACAAGCATCATGTTCATAAATGTACCTAGTATTTCCAAGATGCAGTGGCATCCTTTCACTATTACTTCCAACAGTAGTTTGGAACCAGAAACGATCAGCACCGTTGTCAAAAGTGAAGGAAGTTGGACAAAGAAGCTTTGTCAAATGGTTTCATCCCCTTTTCCAACCGATCAGATTGGGGTCGCCGTAGAAGGGCCTTATGGACCTGCTTCAACTCAGTTTTTAAG GCATGACACCCTTGTGATGGTGAGTGGAGGCAGCGGCATTACCCCATTCATATCCATAATCCGAGAGCTCCTCCTGCTGAGCACATCATTCAAATGCAAAGTTTCGAACGTGATCCTAATTTGTGCATTCAAAAACTCATTGGACCTCACCATGCTAGACCTCATTCTTCCAATGTTCAGCACCTCAATCGACATGTCCAACCTGAACCTCCAAATCCAGGCCTATGTGACAAGAGAGACAGAACCAAAAACAGATGGCTCGAAGCCCGTTCAATCCATATGGTTCAAACCAAATGCAACAGATGCACCTGTCTCACCAATTTTGGGAACAAATAACTGGCTCTGGCTAGCCTTCATCATCACATCTTCCTTCATCATGTTCCTCATCTTGATTGGGATTATTACACGATACTACATTTACCCCATTGATCACAATTCGAACAAGATATTTCCCTATTCTATAAGAGCTGTGCTTAACATGTTGGTTATATGTGTTGCTATAGCCTCAACAGCTAGTGGAGTAGTTTTatggaacaagaaaaagaatgctaCGGAAAATAAGCAGATTCAGAACATGGAAGGGCCATCACGAATGGGGACACCACAGTCACTGTTTTACAATGCTGGTAGAGAGTTGGAAAGCCTTCCCCAACAGTCTCTTGCACAAGCAACAAATGTGCACTATGGTGAAAGACCAGACCTGAAGA AGTTGATATTTGAGTGCAACGGATCAAGTATTGGAGTTCTTGCGAGTGGTCCAAAGACATTGAGGCATGAAGTTGCAACTATTTGTTCATCAGGTTTGGCAGAAAATCTGCATTTCGAGTCAATCAGCTTTAGCTGGTGA
- the LOC137719426 gene encoding ferric reduction oxidase 2-like isoform X2: MDAVHIVKSSPSPSHDGIRIVRGAIRLFAVFVVFLGTLFIWFMMPTNTFKQTWRPQIRRKANSSTFLGSAGANLLVYTFPILFIAVLGCVYLHLGNQLNDRKMERSNDRKKKRFAVWKQPILVKGPLGIVSGIELAFFAIFVALLIWSFSMYLQSSFAKISAARHPDEQIWKPKLESAALMLGLVGNICLAFLFFPVARGSSVLALFGLTAECSIKYHIWLGHIGMILFTAHGLCYIIYWAATNQISQMIRWDKIGVSNLAGELSLLPGLIMWATTIPRIRRQMFELFFYTHYLYILFMIFFILHVGITYTCIMLPGFYLFLVDRFLRFLQSQTRVRLVSARVLPGETIELNLAKTPGLKYNPTSIMFINVPSISKMQWHPFTITSNSSLEPETISTVVKSEGSWTKKLCQMVSSPFPTDQIGVAVEGPYGPASTQFLRHDTLVMVSGGSGITPFISIIRELLLLSTSFKCKVSNVILICAFKNSLDLTMLDLILPMFSTSIDMSNLNLQIQAYVTRETEPKTDGSKPVQSIWFKPNATDAPVSPILGTNNWLWLAFIITSSFIMFLILIGIITRYYIYPIDHNSNKIFPYSIRAVLNMLVICVAIASTASGVVLWNKKKNATENKQIQNMEGPSRMGTPQSLFYNAGRELESLPQQSLAQATNVHYGERPDLKKLIFECNGSSIGVLASGPKTLRHEVATICSSGLAENLHFESISFSW, translated from the exons ATGGATGCAGTGCATATTGTGAAAAGTTCACCATCTCCTTCCCATGACGGAATTCGTATTGTGAGGGGAGCAATAAGGCTGTTTGCAGTATTTGTAGTGTTTTTGGGCACTCTTTTTATTTGGTTCATGATGCCTACCAACACTTTTAAGCAGACTTGGCGACCTCAAATCAGACGAAAGGCTAACTCAAGTACCTTTTTGGGATCAGCAG GTGCAAATCTTCTGGTGTACACATTTCCCATTTTGTTCATTGCGGTGTTGGGTTGTGTCTATCTTCACCTGGGAAACCAGTTGAATGATCGTAAAATGGAAAG AAGCAATGACAGAAAGAAGAAGCGATTTGCAGTATGGAAACAGCCTATTTTGGTAAAAGGCCCCTTAGGAATTGTTTCTGGGATAGAGCTGGCCTTCTTCGCCATTTTCGTTGCACTCCTGATTTGGTCATTCTCAATGTATTTGCAGAGCAGTTTTGCTAAAATCTCAGCAGCAAGGCACCCCGATGAACAAAT ATGGAAACCTAAATTGGAGAGTGCAGCATTGATGCTAGGGCTTGTGGGGAACATATGCCTCgcctttctcttctttcccgTGGCACGTGGCTCTTCGGTTCTGGCACTGTTTGGACTCACTGCTGAATGTAGCATCAAGTACCATATATGGCTTGGACACATAGGCATGATACTCTTCACAGCTCATGGCCTTTGTTACATCATCTACTGGGCTGCTACTAATCAAATTTCCCAG ATGATAAGATGGGATAAAATCGGTGTATCAAACCTAGCTGGGGAGCTGTCTTTGCTCCCTGGACTGATCATGTGGGCAACTACCATCCCTCGCATTAGGCGTCAAATGTTTGAGCTCTTCTTCTACACTCATTATCTTTACATCCTCTTCATGATCTTCTTTATCCTTCACGTTGGCATTACCTATACTTGCATTATGCTCCCCGGTTTCTACCTTTTCCTGGTCGATCGTTTCTTGAGATTCTTACAATCCCAAACAAGAGTGCGATTAGTCTCTGCACGTGTTTTACCAGGCGAAACCATAGAGCTCAACTTGGCCAAGACCCCAG GGCTGAAATATAATCCAACAAGCATCATGTTCATAAATGTACCTAGTATTTCCAAGATGCAGTGGCATCCTTTCACTATTACTTCCAACAGTAGTTTGGAACCAGAAACGATCAGCACCGTTGTCAAAAGTGAAGGAAGTTGGACAAAGAAGCTTTGTCAAATGGTTTCATCCCCTTTTCCAACCGATCAGATTGGGGTCGCCGTAGAAGGGCCTTATGGACCTGCTTCAACTCAGTTTTTAAG GCATGACACCCTTGTGATGGTGAGTGGAGGCAGCGGCATTACCCCATTCATATCCATAATCCGAGAGCTCCTCCTGCTGAGCACATCATTCAAATGCAAAGTTTCGAACGTGATCCTAATTTGTGCATTCAAAAACTCATTGGACCTCACCATGCTAGACCTCATTCTTCCAATGTTCAGCACCTCAATCGACATGTCCAACCTGAACCTCCAAATCCAGGCCTATGTGACAAGAGAGACAGAACCAAAAACAGATGGCTCGAAGCCCGTTCAATCCATATGGTTCAAACCAAATGCAACAGATGCACCTGTCTCACCAATTTTGGGAACAAATAACTGGCTCTGGCTAGCCTTCATCATCACATCTTCCTTCATCATGTTCCTCATCTTGATTGGGATTATTACACGATACTACATTTACCCCATTGATCACAATTCGAACAAGATATTTCCCTATTCTATAAGAGCTGTGCTTAACATGTTGGTTATATGTGTTGCTATAGCCTCAACAGCTAGTGGAGTAGTTTTatggaacaagaaaaagaatgctaCGGAAAATAAGCAGATTCAGAACATGGAAGGGCCATCACGAATGGGGACACCACAGTCACTGTTTTACAATGCTGGTAGAGAGTTGGAAAGCCTTCCCCAACAGTCTCTTGCACAAGCAACAAATGTGCACTATGGTGAAAGACCAGACCTGAAGA AGTTGATATTTGAGTGCAACGGATCAAGTATTGGAGTTCTTGCGAGTGGTCCAAAGACATTGAGGCATGAAGTTGCAACTATTTGTTCATCAGGTTTGGCAGAAAATCTGCATTTCGAGTCAATCAGCTTTAGCTGGTGA